The region GAATTTGACAGTATACCCCCGGGTGATAGCTTCAATACAAATAGCAGTCAGCAAATGACTTTTACCCGTACCGCTGTTGCCGATAGCAACTATGTTCCGCTTGTCTTCAACAAATCTGCAGGTCGCAAGTTCCATAACTATATCCTTGTTCAAATCCGGCAGGCGCTTTGAGTCGAATTCAAAGGTATCAAGCGTTTTGATAACAGGGAATCCCGCATTTTTGATACGGTATTTGTATTTGTTTTCATTCTTAATATTCTGTTCTGCTTTCAGAAGCTGATGAAGAACTTCTTCAGTAGACAAATCATTTTTTACATATTCTTTGTATCTTGCAAAGGAATGAAGTCTAAGGCTTTTTGATATGGATACAATATCCTCGGATAAGGATATGGGGTTAGGAATTATCTTTTTCATGAAGATTTCGTCTCCTTTCGATCAATTGGTCATATTGCTCCAGGTTGGCAGGTTGAACCTTAACGTCATCAACACTGCATGGATCCGCTTTTCCAAGTATTTCAAGGTAAAAACAAACCCTATCATAGGAAGGGCATCCGGTAAGGTTTGCTTGTTTTACGGCCCACAGAAGGGTATCCGGTTCCAGCTTTTTAGCCAGGAGCAGGATATTGACAAACTGGACGTTTTTATCCCAATCCTTGCACAGTTTAAGGAAGTCAGCCAGTTCGACAGGCATAACCCCCTTGTTGATGGGAACTGCATTTCTAATAGCCCGAGGCTTTCTTTGAAGGATTTCAAGATAGTGCTCCGGGATATATTGATGATCAGAGGGGTGCATACCTTTTTTATGCTGCCATACCAGCTTGCCA is a window of Bacillota bacterium DNA encoding:
- a CDS encoding ATP-binding protein, which produces MKKIIPNPISLSEDIVSISKSLRLHSFARYKEYVKNDLSTEEVLHQLLKAEQNIKNENKYKYRIKNAGFPVIKTLDTFEFDSKRLPDLNKDIVMELATCRFVEDKRNIVAIGNSGTGKSHLLTAICIEAITRGYTVKFKRASDLVTQMTEAANERRLSQYIKNVNTCDILLIDELGFLSFDAAGASLLFQIFAARYETKSTLVTSNLEFSKWMTFLGKDEQLASALIGRLIDRSTVLNMNGENYRLQRCKGGENEQ